Proteins encoded together in one Mobula hypostoma chromosome 9, sMobHyp1.1, whole genome shotgun sequence window:
- the mslna gene encoding mesothelin-like protein isoform X1: protein MCRDFKHNSEGHGFMKFRLQIMKMDINPRMLPYLSNIFSQVFFPNYQYLRSQTAKKRISLPPLWQAMMQKITPFVSKAVKVMSFTAIGFLLITFTAKLSFCEEHLQNRRMIDVHWRVKRATNCTTEFITESDTSEPDLPARYTAEQLDACLEKEVLSKNLSELGNIAFSRTQLLVLKKKLEDLYPGGLPQEQILHLGFIITVYGAEEISTWNITDPNTLAYVISNSPNFNTTVAILTNYVQKKGILNTPVLNAIDGNILCGLSEEILQKIPPAELKRAKPLNISACTQRKKDIIYGIAKTAFQDQANNFSAYYPLIKPYIPGAKVTDLKSLADGNINMDYATFSTLNPEEVEKLSANDIRKLLGRNLNDLKTNEQDLIVMRWIYTHSPEDVESLGIGLQRVPSLAGIGNIVFSKEPDSNSASSNSYSILISFCITVISITIQSIL, encoded by the exons ATGTGCAGAGATTTTAAACACAACTCTGAAGGTCATGGCTTCATGAAGTTCAGACTCCAGATTATGAAAATGGACATAAACCCACGGATGCTACCatacctttccaatattttttctcaAGTATTTTTTCCTAATTATCAGTATCTTCGGTCTCAGACAGCCAAGAAAAG gatttccctccctcccctttggcAAGCAATGATGCAGAAAATAACGCCGTTCGTTTCCAAAGCAGTGAAGGTCATGTCATTTACTGCCATTG GTTTTTTACTGATCACTTTCACTGCCAAGCTG AGTTTTTGTGAGGAGCATTTGCAAAATCGCAGGATGATTGATGTACATTGGAGAGTAAAACGTGCCACTA ACTGCACCACTGAGTTCATAACGGAGAGTGATACTAGCGAACCTGATCTACCGGCAAGATATACAGCCGAGCAGCTGGATGCCTGTTTGGAAAAGGAAGTGCTGTCTAAAAACCTTTCTGAACTGGGAAATATAGCTTTTAGTAGAACTCAGCTTCTTGTTCTGAAGAAAAAATTAGAAGAT CTTTATCCAGGTGGACTGCCACAAGAGCAGATTCTACATTTGGGATTCATTATCACTGTGTATGGAGCTGAGGAAATTAGCACGTGGAATATAACAGATCCGAATACCCTTGCATATGTTATTTCTAACAGTCCAAATTTTAATACG acAGTAGCAATTCTCACAAATTATGTTCAGAAAAAAGGGATACTGAATACACCTGTGTTGAATGCGATCGATGGTAACATTTTGTGCGGTCTGAGTGAAGAGATTCTTCAAAAAATCCCTCCTGCTGAATTAAA GAGAGCCAAACCATTAAATATTTCTGCATGCACTCAGCGAAAGAAGGATATAATCTATGGAATTGCAAAAACCGCTTTCCAAGATCAAGCTAATAATTTCAGTGCCTATTATCCTCTCATCAAGCCATATATCC CTGGCGCAAAAGTAACTGATTTAAAGAGCCTGGCTGATGGAAATATCAACATGGACTATGCAACCTTTAGCACACTCAATCCAGAGGAAGTAGAA AAACTCTCTGCTAATGATATCCGTAAACTACTTGGAAGAAATCTAAATGACCTTAAAACAAATGAACAAGATTTAATAGTGATGCGATGGATTTATACACACTCACCTGAAGATGTGGAAAGTCTCGGAATTGGTCTACAGAGAGTTCCATCACTAGCTGGAATTGGAAATATAGTTTTTTCCAAAG agcctgattccaattctgcttCAAGCAACAGCTACAGCATCCTGATCTCCTTTTGCATAACTGTGATAAGCATTACAATACAGTCCATTTTATAA
- the mslna gene encoding mesothelin-like protein isoform X2: MMQKITPFVSKAVKVMSFTAIGFLLITFTAKLSFCEEHLQNRRMIDVHWRVKRATNCTTEFITESDTSEPDLPARYTAEQLDACLEKEVLSKNLSELGNIAFSRTQLLVLKKKLEDLYPGGLPQEQILHLGFIITVYGAEEISTWNITDPNTLAYVISNSPNFNTTVAILTNYVQKKGILNTPVLNAIDGNILCGLSEEILQKIPPAELKRAKPLNISACTQRKKDIIYGIAKTAFQDQANNFSAYYPLIKPYIPGAKVTDLKSLADGNINMDYATFSTLNPEEVEKLSANDIRKLLGRNLNDLKTNEQDLIVMRWIYTHSPEDVESLGIGLQRVPSLAGIGNIVFSKEPDSNSASSNSYSILISFCITVISITIQSIL; this comes from the exons ATGATGCAGAAAATAACGCCGTTCGTTTCCAAAGCAGTGAAGGTCATGTCATTTACTGCCATTG GTTTTTTACTGATCACTTTCACTGCCAAGCTG AGTTTTTGTGAGGAGCATTTGCAAAATCGCAGGATGATTGATGTACATTGGAGAGTAAAACGTGCCACTA ACTGCACCACTGAGTTCATAACGGAGAGTGATACTAGCGAACCTGATCTACCGGCAAGATATACAGCCGAGCAGCTGGATGCCTGTTTGGAAAAGGAAGTGCTGTCTAAAAACCTTTCTGAACTGGGAAATATAGCTTTTAGTAGAACTCAGCTTCTTGTTCTGAAGAAAAAATTAGAAGAT CTTTATCCAGGTGGACTGCCACAAGAGCAGATTCTACATTTGGGATTCATTATCACTGTGTATGGAGCTGAGGAAATTAGCACGTGGAATATAACAGATCCGAATACCCTTGCATATGTTATTTCTAACAGTCCAAATTTTAATACG acAGTAGCAATTCTCACAAATTATGTTCAGAAAAAAGGGATACTGAATACACCTGTGTTGAATGCGATCGATGGTAACATTTTGTGCGGTCTGAGTGAAGAGATTCTTCAAAAAATCCCTCCTGCTGAATTAAA GAGAGCCAAACCATTAAATATTTCTGCATGCACTCAGCGAAAGAAGGATATAATCTATGGAATTGCAAAAACCGCTTTCCAAGATCAAGCTAATAATTTCAGTGCCTATTATCCTCTCATCAAGCCATATATCC CTGGCGCAAAAGTAACTGATTTAAAGAGCCTGGCTGATGGAAATATCAACATGGACTATGCAACCTTTAGCACACTCAATCCAGAGGAAGTAGAA AAACTCTCTGCTAATGATATCCGTAAACTACTTGGAAGAAATCTAAATGACCTTAAAACAAATGAACAAGATTTAATAGTGATGCGATGGATTTATACACACTCACCTGAAGATGTGGAAAGTCTCGGAATTGGTCTACAGAGAGTTCCATCACTAGCTGGAATTGGAAATATAGTTTTTTCCAAAG agcctgattccaattctgcttCAAGCAACAGCTACAGCATCCTGATCTCCTTTTGCATAACTGTGATAAGCATTACAATACAGTCCATTTTATAA